The Humulus lupulus chromosome 4, drHumLupu1.1, whole genome shotgun sequence genome has a window encoding:
- the LOC133829986 gene encoding sialyltransferase-like protein 2 produces MRLLQLAFVLSLASGFAVLFIYITGVSTLHERLSLSDDDLEALQSLQSGFQKCVSANGLGLQAVSGKDYCQVKMTFPSDTIPKWKDPKTGELEGVSYDFNICEAVATWEQVRNSTTILTREFIDALPNGWEDYAWRRINKGINLNHCENKRLCVEKLSLVLPETPPYIPRQFARCAVIGNSGDLLKTKFGKEIDTYDAVFRENGAPIQNYTDHVGRKSTFRLLNRGSAKALDKVVELDEARKEALIVKTTIHDIMNKMIREIPIKNPVYLMLGASFGSAAKGTGLKALEFALSICDSVDMYGFTVDPGYKEWTRYFSESRQGHTPLHGRAYYQMMECLGLIKIHSPMRANPNRVVKWVPDKDTVRAARIAAEKILGRAGAGSGDPLGACSIITKQVKSNHIEKVRKAAIDHQKYVRGTTMYPLEHNPEHGMLCTVPKS; encoded by the exons ATGAGGCTTTTGCAGTTGGCTTTCGTACTTTCTTTAGCTTCTGGATTTGCAGTCCTCTTCATCTACATCACTGGAGTCTCTACCCTTC ATGAGAGACTCTCGCTTTCGGATGACGATTTGGAGGCTTTGCAATCTTTGCAGAGCGGTTTCCAGAAGTGTGTG AGTGCAAATGGATTGGGCTTACAGGCTGTGAGTGGCAAAGATTATTGCCAAGTCAAAATGACATTTCCCAGTGATACCATTCCAAAATGG AAAGATCCTAAAACTGGTGAACTTGAAGGTGTATCATATGACTTCAATATTTGTGAAGCTGTGGCTACATGGGAACAG GTTCGGAATAGTACCACAATACTGACCAGGGAGTTCATTGATGCTTTACCAAATGGTTGGGAGGACTATGCATGGCGCAGGATTAACAAAGGAATAAATCT TAATCACTGTGAGAATAAAAGGTTATGCGTGGAAAAACTTTCATTGGTACTCCCTGAAACACCTCCATATATTCCACGGCAGTTTGCCCGATGCGCTGTTATTGGAAACTCCGGTGATCTTTTGAAAACAAAATTTGGGAAGGAAATAGATACTTATGACGCTGTATTTAGAGAAAATGGTGCACCAATCCAG AACTATACTGATCATGTGGGTAGAAAAAGTACATTTCGTCTTCTTAACAGAGGATCTGCCAAAGCCCTTGATAAAGTTGTAGAATTAGACG AAGCAAGGAAGGAGGCATTGATCGTCAAAACAACTATTCATGACATTATGAACAAGATGATTCGG GAAATTCCAATAAAAAATCCGGTGTATCTTATGCTGGGTGCTTCTTTTGGCTCTGCGGCAAAAGGAACCGGGCTCAAGGCACTTGAGTTTGCTCTCTCTATATGTGACTCTGTAGATATGTATGGTTTCACCGTGGACCCAGGCTATAAAGAATG GACTAGATACTTCTCAGAATCTCGACAAGGTCATACTCCTTTGCACGGCAGGGCATACTACCAAATGATGGAATGTTTGGGT CTTATCAAAATTCATTCTCCAATGCGAGCCAATCCAAACCGTGTTGTAAAATGGGTACCGGACAAGGATACAGTTAGAGCTGCTAGAATTGCAGCAGAGAAAATTTTAGG GAGGGCCGGAGCAGGGTCTGGAGACCCACTGGGGGCATGTTCAATCATAACGAAACAAGTTAAAAGTAATCACATAGAAAAAGTGAGAAAAGCTGCCATTGATCATCAGAAATATGTAAGAGGCACAACTATGTACCCTTTGGAGCATAACCCTGAACACGGTATGCTCTGCACTGTGCCAAAATCTTAA
- the LOC133829987 gene encoding uncharacterized protein LOC133829987: protein MADLKPPEGQINGGGGVGVGISGLAPGPVGGGGGGGGLLVMGSSETVGSKRQRRPSVRLGDIGGDPSYDSQVRRTTKHWKLPLDHHHHHHNHGHNHNRTTRDTVKTSKTRPLINFSSAGTDDGLEAVDERDREANLETMAIGSWKLKDSKKRGSVATKRVRSNWVSSKLDEGGGGVGGAEVGDGDEKYSAGEDLDDGNRDFEVENSESPLKEQSPIHSLDNLGVDGHGNEREILYHGNRRPIRVRVPDHHDGVDLSGPSDTEVREWKCGDRNGNGNANVGGGERYVEDGVRVWLNGLGLGRYAPVFEIHEVDDEVLPMLTLEDLKDMGINAVGSRRKMFCAIQKLGKGFS from the coding sequence ATGGCGGACTTAAAGCCACCGGAAGGTCAGATCAACGGCGGCGGCGGAGTCGGAGTTGGGATAAGTGGTTTAGCACCCGGGCCTGTAGGCGGCggcggaggaggaggaggattaCTTGTAATGGGTTCTTCCGAGACTGTTGGATCGAAGCGACAACGAAGACCTAGCGTCCGATTAGGGGATATCGGAGGGGACCCGTCGTACGATTCCCAGGTCCGGCGCACCACCAAGCACTGGAAGCTTCCTTTGGACCATCACCACCATCACCATAACCACGGCCATAACCACAATCGGACTACCAGGGACACTGTTAAGACCTCCAAGACTCGACCTTTAATCAATTTCAGCTCCGCCGGTACGGACGACGGTCTCGAGGCGGTTGACGAGAGGGACCGAGAAGCGAATCTCGAAACCATGGCTATTGGGAGTTGGAAGCTCAAGGATTCGAAGAAACGAGGCTCAGTCGCCACCAAAAGGGTCAGATCCAATTGGGTTTCTTCCAAGCTCGATGAAGGTGGTGGCGGCGTTGGAGGAGCAGAGGTCGGAGATGGGGACGAGAAGTACAGCGCCGGAGAGGATCTTGACGATGGGAATCGGGATTTCGAAGTCGAAAATTCCGAAAGCCCCTTGAAAGAACAAAGCCCAATTCACTCTCTTGATAATTTGGGGGTAGATGGGCATGGGAACGAGAGGGAaattctttatcatggtaatCGGAGACCAATTAGGGTTAGGGTTCCTGACCACCATGATGGGGTGGACTTATCAGGGCCGTCGGATACCGAAGTAAGGGAATGGAAATGTGGGGATAGGAATGGGAATGGGAATGCAAATGTAGGGGGGGGAGAAAGGTATGTGGAAGATGGGGTTAGGGTTTGGCTTAATGGATTAGGGCTAGGGCGTTATGCTCCTGTATTTGAAATACACGAGGTTGATGATGAGGTATTGCCAATGTTAACTTTGGAAGATCTCAAAGATATGGGCATAAATGCTGTTGGTTCAAGAAGGAAAATGTTTTGTGCAATTCAGAAACTTGGGAAAGGCTTTTCATGA